The Lucilia cuprina isolate Lc7/37 chromosome 5, ASM2204524v1, whole genome shotgun sequence genome includes a window with the following:
- the LOC111678680 gene encoding solute carrier family 66 member 3 produces the protein MDSFDDLEEAIVEYMDRGIVLIIADILSLITVSSCLFIKIPQINTIRQNKSSQGISVFGLCLELFSYTVMMSYNYTNGYEFLSYMEYPILLLQEYVLVYFVFKYQNLLGLKTKLIAVLYVIIATLIYMKLFPVIILQFLVPFCTPIGATSKVLQLVAILRSKDASSVSRTTWALSAFTNFTRIYTVYVQSHDWMLLSNFMISTFLSSSVFVAACVYKKKPKKE, from the exons ATGGATTCGTTTGATGATTTAGAAGAGGCTATAGTGGAGTATATGGATCGGGgtatagttttgattatagcCGATATATTAAGTTTGATCACAGTCTCctcatgtttatttataaaaattcctcAAATTAATACAATAAGACAGAATAAATCATCACAag GCATTAGCGTCTTTGGCTTATGTTTAGAACTCTTCAGTTACACTGTCATGATGTCCTACAACTATACCAATGGCTATGAATTTCTTTCTTATATGGAATATCCCATCTTACTCCTACAGGAgtatgttttagtttattttgtttttaaatatcaaaatctATTGGGTCTTAAGACTAAACTCATCGCTGTTTTATATGTCATCATTGCCACACTCATCTATATGAAATTATTCCCAGttattatattacaatttttagtG CCCTTCTGTACACCCATTGGGGCCACTAGTAAAGTCTTACAATTAGTAGCTATTTTAAGAAGCAAAGATGCCAGTTCTGTTAGCCGCACCACCTGGGCTTTATCAGCATTTACTAATTTCA CTCGCATCTATACCGTTTATGTGCAATCCCATGACTGGATGTTATTATCTAATTTCATGATTTCAACTTTCTTAAGTTCTTCCGTGTTCGTAGCCGCTtgtgtttataaaaagaaaccCAAGAAGGAATAG
- the LOC111678673 gene encoding sulfide:quinone oxidoreductase, mitochondrial translates to MQIVTNCSPVCKVLIVGGGAGGCALAAKLSSKLGKGKVIVVDPADKHYYQPMFTLIGGGIKRLEQSYKMMADVLPKKIKWIKEKAVHFDPNNNTVSTSGGNDIKYDMLLIATGLELNYHKIPGLEEGLSIPHGNVCSIYSPKYVDRTFEALRNIEKGNAIFTFPSSPVKCPGAPQKIVYITEHYLRKTNKRNNVNVIYNTSLPVIFGVKHYADALWPIVKKRNIQVNTRRNLIEVKADKDIAVFQNLDKPEELFEEQYSMLHVVPPMGTPVELAKCRDLVNEAGFVEVDPATMQHIRYNNVFAIGDCSASPNSKTAAAAAAQSPVVYRNMLAVMNGKPFKDAYDGYASCPLVTGYHTCILAEFDYNLQPLETFPVAQNKERYSMFIMKKDFMPPLYWYMMLKGYWNGPALMRNAFSLFKFGK, encoded by the exons ATGCAAATAGTTACAAATTGTTCCCCAGT ATGTAAAGTTCTCATTGTTGGTGGTGGTGCCGGTGGTTGTGCCTTGGCTGCCAAACTTTCCTCCAAATTGGGTAAAGGCAAAGTTATTGTTGTAGATCCCGCCGAT aaacaCTACTATCAACCTATGTTTACTTTGATTGGAGGCGGCATTAAACGTTTAGAACAATCCTATAAAATGATGGCTGATGTTTTGCCTAAGAAAATTAAATGGATTAAGGAAAAGGCTGTTCATTTTGATCCCAATAATAATACTGTTTCAACATCGGGTGGTAATGATATTAAATACGATATGCTTTTGATTGCTACCGGTTTGGAATTGAATTATCACAAG attCCCGGTTTAGAAGAAGGTCTCTCCATTCCCCATGGCAATGTTTGCTCCATCTATTCTCCCAAATATGTTGATCGTACTTTTGAGGCTTTGCGTAATATTGAAAAAGGCAATGCCATCTTTACCTTCCCCAGTTCTCCTGTTAAATGTCCAGGAGCTCCACAAAAGATTGTTTATATAACAGAGCATTATTTAAGAAAG ACCAACAAACGTAATAATGTCAATGTCATCTATAATACCTCATTGCCCGTGATATTTGGTGTTAAACATTACGCTGATGCCTTGTGGCCCATTGTCAAGAAGCGTAATATTCAAGTTAATACCAGACGTAATTTGATCGAAGTTAAAGCCGACAAAGATATAGCTGTATTCCAAAATCTCGATAAACCCGAAGAGCTCTTTGAAGAACAG tattcTATGCTGCATGTTGTTCCACCCATGGGCACTCCCGTCGAATTGGCCAAATGCCGTGATTTAGTCAATGAAGCCGGTTTTGTAGAGGTGGATCCAGCAACTATGCAACATATTAGATATAACAATGTCTTTGCCATTGGTGATTGCTCAGCTTCTCCCAATTCCAAAACAGCTGCTGCTGCtg CTGCCCAATCCCCTGTTGTCTATCGCAATATGTTGGCTGTCATGAATGGCAAACCCTTTAAGGATGCCTATGATGGTTATGCCTCTTGTCCCTTGGTTACCGGTTATCATACCTGTATTTTGGCTGAATTCGATTATAATCTACAACCCTTGGAAACTTTCCCTGTTGCCCAGAATAAGGAACGTTATTCCATGTTTATTATGAAGAAAGATTTCATGCCTCCCTTGTACTGGTACATGATGTTGAAGGGTTATTGGAATGGCCCCGCTTTGATGCGTAACGCCTTTTCTCTATTTAAGTTtggcaaataa